The following are encoded in a window of Apis mellifera strain DH4 linkage group LG10, Amel_HAv3.1, whole genome shotgun sequence genomic DNA:
- the LOC410158 gene encoding adenylyl cyclase-associated protein 1 isoform X4 has protein sequence MSVAGYEDFLAGPVKEYLQLSEKIGGDVAIHSKLVEKAFKIQLEFIQTAASRSSPANQSEQISLLAPTSTQIQQIQEFREKNRGSQFFNHLSAISESIPALGWVAVSPTPAPYVKEMNDAGQFYTNRVLKEWKEKDKVHAEWCKAWIQTLSDLQQYVRQHHTTGLVWAKTGSAPVGIPPPPPPCMPMADIIPANISDDRSALFAEINQGEAITKNLKKVTSDMQTHKNPSLRTGPAPFKAPIVGNTVPTKTVPSANAPIDKPPVFTRDGKKWLVEYHKANKDLLIDNVEMNNVIYMFRCQDSTLVIKGKVNSIVMDSCRKSSVVFDSVVSSIEFVNCQSVQMQVLGKVPTISIDKTDGCQMYLNSESLDVEFISSKSSEMNVMVPKGNGDYVEYPIPEQFKTTISPKGLSTIAVDSLG, from the exons atgTCAGTCGCAGGATATGAAGATTTTTTAGCTGGTCCTGTGAAAGAATATCTTCAACTAAGTGAGAAAATTGGTGGTGATGTAGCTATTCATAGCAAACTTGTAGAAAAAGcatttaa aattcaatTGGAATTCATTCAAACTGCAGCAAGCCGCTCATCTCCAGCAAATCAATCAGaacaaatttctcttcttgcACCTACATCTACACAAATTCAACAAATTCAAgaatttcgcgaaaaaaatagaggatctcaatttttcaatcatctaTCAGCAATTAGTGAAAGTATTCCAGCTTTGGGTTGGGTTGCAGTATCACCTACTCCAGCTCCTtatgtaaaagaaatgaatgatGCTGgacaattttatacaaatcgtGTTTTAaaggaatggaaagaaaa agATAAAGTACATGCTGAATGGTGTAAAGCTTGGATACAAACATTAAGTGATCTGCAGCAATATGTGCGTCAGCATCATACTACAGGATTAGTATGGGCAAAAACTGGCTCTGCACCAGTAGGCATACCACCACCTCCACCACCATGTATGCCTATGGCAGACATAATACCAGCAAATATTAGTGATGATAGAAGTGCTCTTTTCGCTGAAATTAATCAAGGAGAAGCTATTACAAAAA atttaaagaAAGTTACGTCAGATATGCAAACACATAAAAATCCTTCACTGAGAACTGGGCCAGCACCATTTAAAGCACCAATTGTTGGTAATACTGTACCAACAAAAACAGTACCATCTGCAAATGCACCAATTGATAAACCTCCTGTATTTACtagagatggaaaaaaatggcttgtg GAATATCATAAAGCTAATAAAGATTTACTTATTGATAATGTGGAAATGAACAATGTAATCTACATGTTTCGATGTCAAGATAGTACTTTAGTTATTAAAGGCAAAGTTAATTCCATTGTTATGGATTCATGTCGTAAATCATCTGTTGTTTTCGACTCCGTTGTATCAAGTATTGAATTCGTCAATTGTCAAAGTGTGCAAATGCAg GTTTTAGGAAAAGTTCCCACAATTTCTATTGACAAGACAGATGGTTGTCAAATGTATTTGAATTCGGAATCATTAGATGTGGAATTTATTAGTAGCAAATCTAGTGAAATGAATGTTATGGTACCTAAAGGAAATGGAGATTAt GTTGAATATCCAATACCAGAGCAATTCAAAACAACTATTAGTCCCAAAGGTCTGAGTACGATCGCAGTTGATTCACTGGgctaa
- the LOC410158 gene encoding adenylyl cyclase-associated protein 1 isoform X3 encodes MSKVNKTIKNNSRMVSDTYKKILNKWKNRCEANEKEEHLEELVNRLENVTRRLEKVRGQSIIETQDSAVQTNTPSPKRSQSIQNSDSILSVSSSHSIDKKIADNFIIMSVAGYEDFLAGPVKEYLQLSEKIGGDVAIHSKLVEKAFKIQLEFIQTAASRSSPANQSEQISLLAPTSTQIQQIQEFREKNRGSQFFNHLSAISESIPALGWVAVSPTPAPYVKEMNDAGQFYTNRVLKEWKEKDKVHAEWCKAWIQTLSDLQQYVRQHHTTGLVWAKTGSAPVGIPPPPPPCMPMADIIPANISDDRSALFAEINQGEAITKNLKKVTSDMQTHKNPSLRTGPAPFKAPIVGNTVPTKTVPSANAPIDKPPVFTRDGKKWLVEYHKANKDLLIDNVEMNNVIYMFRCQDSTLVIKGKVNSIVMDSCRKSSVVFDSVVSSIEFVNCQSVQMQVLGKVPTISIDKTDGCQMYLNSESLDVEFISSKSSEMNVMVPKGNGDYVEYPIPEQFKTTISPKGLSTIAVDSLG; translated from the exons atgtctaaagttaataaaacaataaaaaataattcgcgaATGGTATCAGATACTTATAAAAAGATCTTAAATAAGTGGAAAAATC gtTGTGAAGCTAATGAGAAGGAAGAACATTTAGAAGAATTGGTAAATAGATTAGAAAACGTTACAAGAAGACTAGAAAAAGTAAGAGGCCAATCTATAATTGAAACTCAAGATTCTGCTGTTCAAACAAATACACCATCACCAAAAAGGTCTCAATCCATACAAAATAGTGATTCAATATTGTCTGTCTCATCTTCTCAttcaatagataaaaaaatagcagataattttatcatcatgTCAGTCGCAGGATATGAAGATTTTTTAGCTGGTCCTGTGAAAGAATATCTTCAACTAAGTGAGAAAATTGGTGGTGATGTAGCTATTCATAGCAAACTTGTAGAAAAAGcatttaa aattcaatTGGAATTCATTCAAACTGCAGCAAGCCGCTCATCTCCAGCAAATCAATCAGaacaaatttctcttcttgcACCTACATCTACACAAATTCAACAAATTCAAgaatttcgcgaaaaaaatagaggatctcaatttttcaatcatctaTCAGCAATTAGTGAAAGTATTCCAGCTTTGGGTTGGGTTGCAGTATCACCTACTCCAGCTCCTtatgtaaaagaaatgaatgatGCTGgacaattttatacaaatcgtGTTTTAaaggaatggaaagaaaa agATAAAGTACATGCTGAATGGTGTAAAGCTTGGATACAAACATTAAGTGATCTGCAGCAATATGTGCGTCAGCATCATACTACAGGATTAGTATGGGCAAAAACTGGCTCTGCACCAGTAGGCATACCACCACCTCCACCACCATGTATGCCTATGGCAGACATAATACCAGCAAATATTAGTGATGATAGAAGTGCTCTTTTCGCTGAAATTAATCAAGGAGAAGCTATTACAAAAA atttaaagaAAGTTACGTCAGATATGCAAACACATAAAAATCCTTCACTGAGAACTGGGCCAGCACCATTTAAAGCACCAATTGTTGGTAATACTGTACCAACAAAAACAGTACCATCTGCAAATGCACCAATTGATAAACCTCCTGTATTTACtagagatggaaaaaaatggcttgtg GAATATCATAAAGCTAATAAAGATTTACTTATTGATAATGTGGAAATGAACAATGTAATCTACATGTTTCGATGTCAAGATAGTACTTTAGTTATTAAAGGCAAAGTTAATTCCATTGTTATGGATTCATGTCGTAAATCATCTGTTGTTTTCGACTCCGTTGTATCAAGTATTGAATTCGTCAATTGTCAAAGTGTGCAAATGCAg GTTTTAGGAAAAGTTCCCACAATTTCTATTGACAAGACAGATGGTTGTCAAATGTATTTGAATTCGGAATCATTAGATGTGGAATTTATTAGTAGCAAATCTAGTGAAATGAATGTTATGGTACCTAAAGGAAATGGAGATTAt GTTGAATATCCAATACCAGAGCAATTCAAAACAACTATTAGTCCCAAAGGTCTGAGTACGATCGCAGTTGATTCACTGGgctaa
- the LOC410158 gene encoding adenylyl cyclase-associated protein 1 isoform X2 — protein MTKSTPKQNQKAIDSQLVNTDSLKTEENGPIEEEKKLNGNIQRFEKVSSSMENNSVEIIDDLTVKSPLPIGKRDENNDNSRLRIESIKKLNDADNNDDKENASDRTNIENKNKELNRIKNANRNEKVEENDNINGNDNGSNENGMMKAILNSGISGTIKTNLYNSSAYIERTIDDGPEEEGDDSVFEACPNDTNANKKTPPVSSIPRWLSEEEDGDSEECSGMQEPPATPVARDELALRRHRFFSDLLHAAQNATEHRVRFDPLGPMVHAGCEANEKEEHLEELVNRLENVTRRLEKVRGQSIIETQDSAVQTNTPSPKRSQSIQNSDSILSVSSSHSIDKKIADNFIIMSVAGYEDFLAGPVKEYLQLSEKIGGDVAIHSKLVEKAFKIQLEFIQTAASRSSPANQSEQISLLAPTSTQIQQIQEFREKNRGSQFFNHLSAISESIPALGWVAVSPTPAPYVKEMNDAGQFYTNRVLKEWKEKDKVHAEWCKAWIQTLSDLQQYVRQHHTTGLVWAKTGSAPVGIPPPPPPCMPMADIIPANISDDRSALFAEINQGEAITKNLKKVTSDMQTHKNPSLRTGPAPFKAPIVGNTVPTKTVPSANAPIDKPPVFTRDGKKWLVEYHKANKDLLIDNVEMNNVIYMFRCQDSTLVIKGKVNSIVMDSCRKSSVVFDSVVSSIEFVNCQSVQMQVLGKVPTISIDKTDGCQMYLNSESLDVEFISSKSSEMNVMVPKGNGDYVEYPIPEQFKTTISPKGLSTIAVDSLG, from the exons ATGACGAAGTCGACGCCAAAGCAAAATCAAAAAGCGATTGACTCGCAATTGGTTAATACTGATTCCTTAAAAACTGAAGAAAATGGAccgatcgaagaagaaaagaagctgAATGGTAATATACAGAGATTTGAGAAAGTTTCTTCGTCAATGGAGAATAATAGTGTGGAAATAATCGATGATTTAACTGTCAAGAGTCCATTACCTATCGGCAAGCGAGATgagaataatgataattctCGATTACGAATAGAAtcgataaagaaattgaatgatGCTgacaataatgatgataaagaAAATGCGAGTGATCGAACAaatatagaaaacaaaaataaagagctaaacagaattaaaaatgcaaatagaaatgaaaaagtagaggaaaatgataatataaatggaaatgatAATGGGAGTAATGAGAATGGAATGATGAAGGCAATATTAAATTCTGGAATCTCTGGTACTATTAAAACCaatctttataattcttcCGCGTATATCGAGAGAACAATTGATGATGGACCAGAAGAGGAAGGTGATGATTCCGTTTTTGAAGCTTGTCCGAATGATAccaatgcaaataaaaaaacgcCGCCAG TTTCATCAATTCCTCGGTGGCTTTCGGAAGAAGAAGATGGTGATTCAGAAGAATGCAGTGGAATGCAGGAACCACCGGCGACGCCAGTTGCTCGTGATGAACTAGCTTTAAGACGTCATAGATTCTTCTCCGATTTATTGCATGCCGCGCAAAATGCGACGGAGCACAGAGTGAGGTTCGACCCCCTAGGACCGATGGTGCACGCTG gtTGTGAAGCTAATGAGAAGGAAGAACATTTAGAAGAATTGGTAAATAGATTAGAAAACGTTACAAGAAGACTAGAAAAAGTAAGAGGCCAATCTATAATTGAAACTCAAGATTCTGCTGTTCAAACAAATACACCATCACCAAAAAGGTCTCAATCCATACAAAATAGTGATTCAATATTGTCTGTCTCATCTTCTCAttcaatagataaaaaaatagcagataattttatcatcatgTCAGTCGCAGGATATGAAGATTTTTTAGCTGGTCCTGTGAAAGAATATCTTCAACTAAGTGAGAAAATTGGTGGTGATGTAGCTATTCATAGCAAACTTGTAGAAAAAGcatttaa aattcaatTGGAATTCATTCAAACTGCAGCAAGCCGCTCATCTCCAGCAAATCAATCAGaacaaatttctcttcttgcACCTACATCTACACAAATTCAACAAATTCAAgaatttcgcgaaaaaaatagaggatctcaatttttcaatcatctaTCAGCAATTAGTGAAAGTATTCCAGCTTTGGGTTGGGTTGCAGTATCACCTACTCCAGCTCCTtatgtaaaagaaatgaatgatGCTGgacaattttatacaaatcgtGTTTTAaaggaatggaaagaaaa agATAAAGTACATGCTGAATGGTGTAAAGCTTGGATACAAACATTAAGTGATCTGCAGCAATATGTGCGTCAGCATCATACTACAGGATTAGTATGGGCAAAAACTGGCTCTGCACCAGTAGGCATACCACCACCTCCACCACCATGTATGCCTATGGCAGACATAATACCAGCAAATATTAGTGATGATAGAAGTGCTCTTTTCGCTGAAATTAATCAAGGAGAAGCTATTACAAAAA atttaaagaAAGTTACGTCAGATATGCAAACACATAAAAATCCTTCACTGAGAACTGGGCCAGCACCATTTAAAGCACCAATTGTTGGTAATACTGTACCAACAAAAACAGTACCATCTGCAAATGCACCAATTGATAAACCTCCTGTATTTACtagagatggaaaaaaatggcttgtg GAATATCATAAAGCTAATAAAGATTTACTTATTGATAATGTGGAAATGAACAATGTAATCTACATGTTTCGATGTCAAGATAGTACTTTAGTTATTAAAGGCAAAGTTAATTCCATTGTTATGGATTCATGTCGTAAATCATCTGTTGTTTTCGACTCCGTTGTATCAAGTATTGAATTCGTCAATTGTCAAAGTGTGCAAATGCAg GTTTTAGGAAAAGTTCCCACAATTTCTATTGACAAGACAGATGGTTGTCAAATGTATTTGAATTCGGAATCATTAGATGTGGAATTTATTAGTAGCAAATCTAGTGAAATGAATGTTATGGTACCTAAAGGAAATGGAGATTAt GTTGAATATCCAATACCAGAGCAATTCAAAACAACTATTAGTCCCAAAGGTCTGAGTACGATCGCAGTTGATTCACTGGgctaa
- the LOC410158 gene encoding adenylyl cyclase-associated protein 1 isoform X1 has product MFKCCVCNKSSKKEKPNSEMTKSTPKQNQKAIDSQLVNTDSLKTEENGPIEEEKKLNGNIQRFEKVSSSMENNSVEIIDDLTVKSPLPIGKRDENNDNSRLRIESIKKLNDADNNDDKENASDRTNIENKNKELNRIKNANRNEKVEENDNINGNDNGSNENGMMKAILNSGISGTIKTNLYNSSAYIERTIDDGPEEEGDDSVFEACPNDTNANKKTPPVSSIPRWLSEEEDGDSEECSGMQEPPATPVARDELALRRHRFFSDLLHAAQNATEHRVRFDPLGPMVHAGCEANEKEEHLEELVNRLENVTRRLEKVRGQSIIETQDSAVQTNTPSPKRSQSIQNSDSILSVSSSHSIDKKIADNFIIMSVAGYEDFLAGPVKEYLQLSEKIGGDVAIHSKLVEKAFKIQLEFIQTAASRSSPANQSEQISLLAPTSTQIQQIQEFREKNRGSQFFNHLSAISESIPALGWVAVSPTPAPYVKEMNDAGQFYTNRVLKEWKEKDKVHAEWCKAWIQTLSDLQQYVRQHHTTGLVWAKTGSAPVGIPPPPPPCMPMADIIPANISDDRSALFAEINQGEAITKNLKKVTSDMQTHKNPSLRTGPAPFKAPIVGNTVPTKTVPSANAPIDKPPVFTRDGKKWLVEYHKANKDLLIDNVEMNNVIYMFRCQDSTLVIKGKVNSIVMDSCRKSSVVFDSVVSSIEFVNCQSVQMQVLGKVPTISIDKTDGCQMYLNSESLDVEFISSKSSEMNVMVPKGNGDYVEYPIPEQFKTTISPKGLSTIAVDSLG; this is encoded by the exons ATGTTTAAATGCTGTGTGTGCAATAAGAGCTCAAAAAAGGAGAAGCCGAATAGCGAAATGACGAAGTCGACGCCAAAGCAAAATCAAAAAGCGATTGACTCGCAATTGGTTAATACTGATTCCTTAAAAACTGAAGAAAATGGAccgatcgaagaagaaaagaagctgAATGGTAATATACAGAGATTTGAGAAAGTTTCTTCGTCAATGGAGAATAATAGTGTGGAAATAATCGATGATTTAACTGTCAAGAGTCCATTACCTATCGGCAAGCGAGATgagaataatgataattctCGATTACGAATAGAAtcgataaagaaattgaatgatGCTgacaataatgatgataaagaAAATGCGAGTGATCGAACAaatatagaaaacaaaaataaagagctaaacagaattaaaaatgcaaatagaaatgaaaaagtagaggaaaatgataatataaatggaaatgatAATGGGAGTAATGAGAATGGAATGATGAAGGCAATATTAAATTCTGGAATCTCTGGTACTATTAAAACCaatctttataattcttcCGCGTATATCGAGAGAACAATTGATGATGGACCAGAAGAGGAAGGTGATGATTCCGTTTTTGAAGCTTGTCCGAATGATAccaatgcaaataaaaaaacgcCGCCAG TTTCATCAATTCCTCGGTGGCTTTCGGAAGAAGAAGATGGTGATTCAGAAGAATGCAGTGGAATGCAGGAACCACCGGCGACGCCAGTTGCTCGTGATGAACTAGCTTTAAGACGTCATAGATTCTTCTCCGATTTATTGCATGCCGCGCAAAATGCGACGGAGCACAGAGTGAGGTTCGACCCCCTAGGACCGATGGTGCACGCTG gtTGTGAAGCTAATGAGAAGGAAGAACATTTAGAAGAATTGGTAAATAGATTAGAAAACGTTACAAGAAGACTAGAAAAAGTAAGAGGCCAATCTATAATTGAAACTCAAGATTCTGCTGTTCAAACAAATACACCATCACCAAAAAGGTCTCAATCCATACAAAATAGTGATTCAATATTGTCTGTCTCATCTTCTCAttcaatagataaaaaaatagcagataattttatcatcatgTCAGTCGCAGGATATGAAGATTTTTTAGCTGGTCCTGTGAAAGAATATCTTCAACTAAGTGAGAAAATTGGTGGTGATGTAGCTATTCATAGCAAACTTGTAGAAAAAGcatttaa aattcaatTGGAATTCATTCAAACTGCAGCAAGCCGCTCATCTCCAGCAAATCAATCAGaacaaatttctcttcttgcACCTACATCTACACAAATTCAACAAATTCAAgaatttcgcgaaaaaaatagaggatctcaatttttcaatcatctaTCAGCAATTAGTGAAAGTATTCCAGCTTTGGGTTGGGTTGCAGTATCACCTACTCCAGCTCCTtatgtaaaagaaatgaatgatGCTGgacaattttatacaaatcgtGTTTTAaaggaatggaaagaaaa agATAAAGTACATGCTGAATGGTGTAAAGCTTGGATACAAACATTAAGTGATCTGCAGCAATATGTGCGTCAGCATCATACTACAGGATTAGTATGGGCAAAAACTGGCTCTGCACCAGTAGGCATACCACCACCTCCACCACCATGTATGCCTATGGCAGACATAATACCAGCAAATATTAGTGATGATAGAAGTGCTCTTTTCGCTGAAATTAATCAAGGAGAAGCTATTACAAAAA atttaaagaAAGTTACGTCAGATATGCAAACACATAAAAATCCTTCACTGAGAACTGGGCCAGCACCATTTAAAGCACCAATTGTTGGTAATACTGTACCAACAAAAACAGTACCATCTGCAAATGCACCAATTGATAAACCTCCTGTATTTACtagagatggaaaaaaatggcttgtg GAATATCATAAAGCTAATAAAGATTTACTTATTGATAATGTGGAAATGAACAATGTAATCTACATGTTTCGATGTCAAGATAGTACTTTAGTTATTAAAGGCAAAGTTAATTCCATTGTTATGGATTCATGTCGTAAATCATCTGTTGTTTTCGACTCCGTTGTATCAAGTATTGAATTCGTCAATTGTCAAAGTGTGCAAATGCAg GTTTTAGGAAAAGTTCCCACAATTTCTATTGACAAGACAGATGGTTGTCAAATGTATTTGAATTCGGAATCATTAGATGTGGAATTTATTAGTAGCAAATCTAGTGAAATGAATGTTATGGTACCTAAAGGAAATGGAGATTAt GTTGAATATCCAATACCAGAGCAATTCAAAACAACTATTAGTCCCAAAGGTCTGAGTACGATCGCAGTTGATTCACTGGgctaa